CAGCCGGCGCGAGATGGACAGCGCCACCTTGATGAGGCCCGTAATCCCCGCCGCGCCCTCCAGGTGGCCGACGTTCGCCTTCACCGAGCCGATGAGCAGCGGCCGATCAATCGCCCGCCCCTCGCCCAGGGCCGCGCCCAGCGCGCTGGCCTCGGTGGGGTCTCCCAGCGCGGTGCCCGTGCCGTGCGTCTCCACGTAGTGCACGCGGTTGGTGGGCACGCCGGCGCGCGCGTACGCCTCGCGCAGCAGCGCCGCCTGTCCGGGCACGCTCGGCGCGGTGAGCCCGTTGCCGGTGCCGTTGTTGTTCACCGCGCTGCCGCGGATGATGCAGTAGATGTGCGCGCCGGAGGCGAGCGCCGCCGACAGCGGCTGGAGCACCACCAGCCCCGCGCCCTCGCCGCGTCCGAAGCCGTCCGCTCCCGCGGCGAACGCCTTGCTGCGCCCGTCCGGCGCCAGCCCGCCGAACTTGGACAGCAGCACGTTCGCCTCGGGCGAGAACATCAGGTTGACGCCGCCCACCAGCGCCAGCCTCGACTCCCCCGAGCGCAGGCTCTGGCAGGCCAGGTGCACCGCCACCAGCGACGAGGAGCACGCCGTGTCCACCGTCAGGCTCGGCCCCTTGAGGCCCAGGAAGTAGGAGAGCCGGTTGGCCACGATGTTGAGCGACTGGCCCGTCGCGCTGTGCAGCGTCACCGCCGCGCGCTCGCTCAGGTGCCGGTCCGCGTAGTCGTGCCAGATGGCGCCCATGAACACGCCCGTGCGCGAGCCCTTCAGGCCCACCGCCGGCACGCCCGCGTCCTCCAGCGCCTCCCAGCACACCTCCAGCATCAGCCGCTGCTGCGGATCCATCTCCGCGGCCTCGCGCGGGGAGATGCCGAAGAAGAGCGGATCGAATCCGCTCACCCGGTCCAGGAAGTAGCCATGGCGGGTGTTCATCTTCCCGGGCGACTGCGGATCCTCGTCGTACCAGGTGCCGTTGTCCCACCGGTCCGCGGGCACCTCCTGGAGCAGATCCTTCCGCTCACACAGCAGACGCCAGAAGGCCTCCGCGTCTGGTGCGCCTGGCAGACGGCAAGCGAGCCCCACCACGGCAATGGGCTCCGCCTCCTTTCCCCCTTGCGCGGCCCCGGCCTCGGCGCCCGTCAATTCCTGCTCCGCCTTGGTGGCGGATCCGGCGCCCGGCCCCAGCTGGCTCTCGCTTTCCGTCATGGATGTTGCCTTCCTGTGTCCGTCAAAGGTCCACTGCACTGTCGGCCCATGTCAACCGGCCGGCCGTCAATGAATTGCGTCTCTCACGGGTTTCGCTTGGTTTTGCGGTCCCGGACCGTTGGTGCCTCTCACGGATGAATCTCCCCCCAGCATGCGCCCACACGTGACTCGCGGAGAAATGCGAGGCGCTGGCTCGACTTGCCGCAAAATCGCATGTCTCAGTTTGCATGTGTAGCGGGTAAAGACAGACCCCCACACTTTACGGGAGATCCGGGATTCTTGACGCCCCGTGTCTCCCGTATGAAATCCCAGTCAATTCCTGGCAGAACCTATTTGACCAGTCTTTCAACTTCTTCCGAGCTAAAGCCTGCCTCGGAGAGAATTTTATGTGAGTGCTGTCCAAGAGCCGGGGGAGGACGCAAAGGCGTCTCGCCCAGGCGCAGCGGCGTGAGGAGGTGGGTCACTCTTCTCCCACGTTGGGTGTCTTCAGACTCCACGAACAGATTCCGGGCGCGGAGCTGGGGATCCGCCAGCACTTCGTCGCCTTCGAGTACGGGTTCGACACACACATCCGAGCCCGCGAAGCGCTCCGTCCAATACGCCAGGGGATGCTCGGCGAAGATGCGGGAGAACTCCGCCTTCACGCGCGCGCCGGCCTCGCCGGTGTCATACGCCTCCGCGAGCAGGTCCGGCCGTCCCAACACCTGACACACCCCGGCGAGGAACTTGGGCTCCAGCGCGCCCACGGACAGGTAGCGGTCATCGCTCGTGCGGTACAGCCCGTAGCAGGCGAAGCCGCCATTGAGCGTCTCCTTGCCGCGGCGCAAGGGCTGGCCCTGCTCGCCCATGAAGAGCCGCGCGGCCAGGTGCATGTGGAGGAAGGCCGTGGCGCCATCCGTCATGGACACGTCCACGAAGCGGCCCTGTCCGGTGCGCTCGCGCTCGTGCAGCGCCGCCAGGAGGCCCACCAGCGCGAAGAGGCTGCCGCCGCCGATGTCGCCCAGCTGCACGCCGGGGAAGGCCGGTGCGCCGTCCGCCTCGCCGCCGTAGCCGAGCACGCCCGCGCGCGCCGCGTAGTTGAGATCATGCCCCGCCTTGAGCCGGTCCGGCCCCGTCTGCCCGTAGCCGGAGATGGCGCAGTAGACGAGCCGCGGGTTCTCCGCGTGCAGCACGCTCCAGCCCAGGCCCAGCTTGTCCATGACGCCGGGCCGGAAGCTCTCCACCAGCACGTCGTAGCCGCGCACCAGGCGCTTGAAGGCCTCGCGCGCCTCGGGGGCCTTGAGGTCCAACGTCAGCGAGCGCTTGTTGCGGTTGAGCCCGTAGAAGAGCGCGCTCTCGTCGTCGCGCAGCGGGGCCATCTGGCGGAGGTAGTCACCGCCCTGGGGATCCTCGACCTTGTCCACCGTGGCGCCGAGATCGGCGAGCACCAGCGTGGCGTAGGGGCCGGGCAGAAGACGGGAGAGATCCAGGACCTTGAGTCCGGACAGGGGAAGCGTGTTCATGGTGGGGGGGTGGGGCTGGGGGGGAGGACAAAAAAGAAGCGGCGCGGCCCCGGAGGAGGAGCACACGCCGCCCGTGGAGCCACGCGCCCGAGGGCGCGGCTCCGTATGAGACTAGCCGAGCAGCTTCGCCAGCTTCATGGCGAGGCCCATGTCCATCGGCTTGAACTTGAGCTTGCCCTGCATGGCGGCCATCTGCGCGTTGAGCTGCTTGGCGCGGATCTTCACGAAGTCGTCGTTGCTGACGGTGACGGTCATCTTCGGGCTGCCCTCGGCGCCCTTGGTCACCCAGCCCTCGGACTTGGTGCAGTCCAGCGTCCAGGTGCCGCCGTTGTCGCCGGTGATGTTGAAGTGGATGACCGAGTTGATGTCCTTGGCCAGCTCCGGCTTCTCCTTCAGCACGCCCGGAATGTCGTTCTCGATGATGTCCTGTGCGCTCGCCATCGCTCTCTCCTTTGAGGAATTGACTGGTGAATCAACGACCGGGCGGCACCGTAATGACGGGGCCCGGGCGGGTCAAGCCGCTGGTGGCTCGCGGGAGGCTCAACGTCCGGCGCTGGAGGCCTGGGCCTGGCTGAGCGAGCGCCGGACCATGTCCAGCAGATCATTGAGCTCGAAGGGCTTGGCCAGGTGGCCCACCGCGCCAATGTCCGTGGCCTTGCTGCCCACGTTGCGATCCGCGCTGAGGACGATGAGGGGGATGCCGGCCACGGAGGGCCGCTGCCGCATGCGCTGGGCGAACTCCCAGCCGTCCATCACCGGCATCATCAAGTCCAGGAGGATGAGCTGGGGCGGATCCGGCTCGAGCCGCTCCAGGGCCTCCTTGCCATTGCGGGCGCGGCGGATCTCGAAGCCCTCGGCCTCGAGGATCTCCGAGAGGGCCTCGAGGATGTCCGGGTCGTCATCGACCACCAGCACGACGTTGGACCCCTGGTGCTGAAGATTGGCGGAAGACAGGTTCTTCTCCTGAGTGGCGCGCGCCCTCGATTTTCGCTCAAGGGGCGGGAAGGGGAGGATGAATTCAACCGGCTCGCAGGGCAACGGGGCAGGCTCGTTGCAAAATCGACATTGCCGCCCCACCGTTTTCCTAACCCATGGACCAGGAGACGGCAGGCGTGAGTCACGAGGGGGAATGGAGGCAGGCGGCGGCCGGAGAGGACGAGCCTGGGTTCGCCATCCTTTCGCGGCGAGGCCTGGTGCGCGAGGTGGATGGCCGGATGCGGGGCCACCTGGGCGTGGAGCGGCTTCCCGAGAGCGCGGGCTCCCTGGAGGAGTTGCTGGAGGCGGTGGGCTTCCAGCGGCGGCCGGGCGTGGAGCTCTGGGAGCACGAGGGGCGGCTGGTGCGGGCGGGCGAGAGCCCCCTGGAGGACGGGACACGGCTGGTGTGGACGCAGCCCGCCGAGGGCGACGAGGAGGTGGTGCGCCGGCGGGTGCGCTACCTGGGGCTCGCCTCCCATGACTTGAGGGGCTCGCTGGCCAACGTGCGCTCGTACGCGGCCCTGCTGCTCAATGGCCGCATCCCCCTGGAGCCCAAGGCGAAGCGCGGGCTGGAGACCATCCTGCGCAACACGGACAAGGCCCTGGCCTTCGCCCAGGACTTCTTCGATGCCAGCCGGGCGGACCTCGGCATGCTGGCCTGCGAGCGGGAGAGGCAGGCGCTCGAGCCCCTGCTCGCCAACGCGGTGGAGCACCACCTGGAGGCGGCGGGCACGGCGAGCGTGGCGCTGAGCCTGGAGCTGCCGGGAGGCTCCCTGCCCGAGGTGGAGGTGGACGCGGGCCGTGTACAGCACGCCGTGGAGGCCTTCATCCGCCACCACCTGCTGCGGGCCCAGCCCGGGGAGCAGCTCCGGATCCGGGCCCGGCCGGACGGAGGGATGCTCCGGGTGGAGGTGCGGCGGGATGGCGTGCCCCTGACGCAGGAGGAGCTCGCCCTCACCTTCGCACGGGAGGAGCGCGCCTTCCGGGAGAAGAAGCTGGAGGATCCCCTGCGGCTGGCGCTGGCCCGGCAGGAGGTGGAGGCGCTCGGGGGCTCCGTGGGAGTGACGGCCGACGCGGGGGCACCACGCTCTACCTTACGCTCCCCATCGCCCTCGCTTCCTCGGCGGGCATGCAGGTCTGAGTCCCCCCATCGTCATGCTGGCGACCCGCGCCCCGGGGGGCTATCCTGCCCGGGCCTTTTCCCAAGGGAGTTCGCGATGGGTCTGAAGATGTCGGAGATTCTGCTGATCATGGCGGTGCTGCTGCTCCTGTTCGGAGCCTCGCGCCTGCCGCAGCTCGGCTCTTCGCTGGGGAGCGCCATCCGCAACTTCAAGCGCGGCTTCGGTGGCGAGGAGCCCGCGCCCGACGAGAAGAAGCCCACGGGCACGCTCGCCAGCAGCGGCACGGTGGAGAAGGACGCCACCGCCCGCAGCACCAGCCACCAGGGCTGAGTTTCCGAGCTTCGTTGCGCGCAGCACCACGCCCGCGCCGGTCTCCCCTCCAGGAGAGACGGGCACGGGCGTCGTCGCTTGCGGGCCCGGCGCGCGGGCCGCTCAGAGTCCGCGATCGTCCTTGTCGTAGAGCCCGTCCAGCACCGCCTTGAACTTCTGGCTGACGTGCTTGCGCTTCACCTTGAGGCTCGGTGTCAGCTCGCCCGTCTCCTGGCTGAAGTCCTCCTCCATCACCGCGAAGCGCTTGAGGGTGCTGTAGGACGGCAGCTCCGCGTTCACCTTGTCGAGCACCTCCTGCACCGCGGCCCGGAGCACCGGCTGGCGGCACAGCTCCGCGTAGCTCCCGGCCTGCACGCCCTTGTCGGCGAGCAGCTTGCGCGCGGGCTCCTCGGCCACCGTGACGAGCGCCACCAGGTACTTGCGCTTGTCGCCGTGGACCACCGCCTGGCTGATGAGGGGGAACGTCTTGAGCGTGTTCTCGAGGTTCTGCGGCGAGACGTTCTTGCCGCCCGAGGTGACGATGAGGTCCTTCTTGCGATCGGTGATGGTGACGTAGCCGTCCACGTCCACCTCGCCGATGTCCCCGGTGTGGAACCAGCCATTGGCCTCGAGCACCTCGGCGGTGGCCTCCGGGTTCTTGTAGTAGCCCTTCATCACCCCCGGGCCGTGCAGGAGGATCTCCCCATCCGGGGCGATCTTCACCTCGGTGCCGGGCAGCGGCGGGCCCACGGTGCCAATCTTGATGCGCTCTGGCGGGTTGACGCAGGAGGCGGCGGACGTCTCGGTGAGGCCGTAGCCCTCCAGCACCTTGTAGCCGAGCAGATCGAAGAACCAGGCGATCTTCCGGGACAGTGGCGCGCCGCCGGAGACGAACAGGCGCATGTTGCCGCCCAGCTTCTCGTCGAGCGAGGCGCGCACCTTGCTGAACACCAGCTTGCGCGCCAGGGCCAGCCCCACCAGGGCGGGCTCGCGCCCCTGCGTCTTCGCCTCCACGTACTCCTCGAAGAGCGAGAAGGCCCAACGGAACAGGCGGCCCTTCACGCCGTGCGCGGCGGAGCCGTTGGCCACCACGCCGTTGTAGACCTTCTCGAAGACGCGCGGCACCGCCGGGAGGATGGTGGGACGCGTCTCCACGAGGTTGCTCAGCAGCTTGTCCGCGGACTCGGCGAACACCATGCGGAAGCCCATGGCCAGCCACGCGGCCTTCACCACCTGCCCGAAGGAGTGCGCCAGGGGCAGGAACATCAACACCGAATCGGTGGGCGCCATCGCCCCGACGCCCTTCACCCCGAGGGCCTCGTACGCCCAGTTGCCGTGGGTGAGCAGCACCCCCTTGGGGTCTCCCGTGGTGCCCGAGGTGTAGATGATGCAGCACACGTCCTCGGGCTTCATCTCGCGCGCCCGCTCGTCGAAGGACTCGGGGCGGGCGGTGTGCGCCTCGCGGCCCTGCTCCATCAACCGAGCGAGCGTCAGCTCCGTGTCGCTGGTGCTGGCGCCCTCGAAGAGCACCACCTTGCGCACGCCGGGACACTCCGCGAGCTTCTGCCGCAGGCGGGTGGCGCGGCCCGCCTGCCTGGGTGTCTGCTCGTCATGGTCCACGAAGACGAGCGACGCCTCGGAGTGGTGGAGGATGTAGCGGGCCTCGTCCGGCGTGTTGGACGCGTAGATGGGGACGGTGATGGCCTGGGCGGCGGAGATGGCCAGGTCCGTCACCACCCACTGGAGGCTGGTGTCCGCGAAGATGGCCACCCGGTCTCCCGGCTTCACGCCCTGGGCGAGGAGGCCGGCGGACAGCGCCTGCACGTCCTCCAGGATGCGTCCCCAGGTGACGTCCTCCCAGCGCCCCCCCGTCTTCCAGCTCGCGGCGACCTTCGTGGGAGACTGCGCCCGTTGGAGCAGCAGCTCGACGAGGTTGCGCGCCTCCGAGGTGGCCAGCCGGTTTTCCGCCCTCATGTGAGCCTCTCCTCTCCCCCAGTTCACTTCAGCAACCTGGATGGAGGGGGCCCGCTAGAAATGTGACCGGCCCCCGGCTCCTACACCTGCCTACCCAGCGACGGCTCGGCCTTCGCGTCCGGGGACCCCCGGAAACGACGAAGGCGGTACCCGGGGTGCACCGCACCGCGAGTACCGCCCGAAGCTGTCGCCGGCATGGTGCCTGTCCCGGAGGTCAGGCGGCGTCGGCGGAAGAGGAGTCCTGCTGCTGCTCCTCGTCCTGATTGAAGGCCGCCAGGTAGCGCTCGAGGAAGTTCTTCGTCTTGAGCTCCACCTGCCGCACGCGCTCGCGCGACACGCCCCAGCGCTGGCCCAGCTCCTCCAGCGTGCGCGGCTTGTCCTGCGTGAGCCGCTCCTGGAGGATGTCCCACCCCAGGTCGCCAATGCGCTTGCGCACCTTGGCCAGCGCCTCCTGCACCTCCTCGTTCTGCTCGCGCGCCAGGAACACCTGCTGAGGCGAGGGGCCCCCGTCCTCCAGGCGATCCAGGAAGGTCGTCTCGCCTTCCTCGTCGATGCTCGCGTCCAGCGAGAAGTCCGTCATGCTGCCGCGCTCGGCCTCACCGCCGCGCACCTGGCTGCGGTTGTCCTTGAGGTAGCGGGTGATGTAGGCGCGAATCCACCACACCGCGTAGGTGGCGAACCGCACGTTCTTCTTGGGGTCGAAGTGCTCGATGGCCTTCATCAGACCCACATTGCCTTCCTGGATGAGGTCATCCAGCCGGGCACCGCGGTTGGAGAATTTCTTCGCCACCGCCACCACGAAAGCCAGATTGGACTGCGCGAGCGTCTGTCGCGCCGACTCATCGCCCTTGCGGGCGCGCCCGGCCAGCTCGTACTCCTGCTCTCGGGTCAACTGCGAATGATCCCCGAGGTGACGCAGGTAGTGCGACAGGCCCTCGGCGCCGTACTTCATCGTCCTGTTCGCCATGTTTCGCGTCTCCAGTTCCTCTGTGTGACGGACGCGCTCGCCCCCCGGTTCCGCGTCCACATCTCTAGGACGCACAACGTGCCGAAGCGTTTCTCATTTCCATTCGGGGATATTTGACCCGCTTACCCTGGCGACAAGCAGACCTGAGCCCCGTCACGAGCGCGTGACGGCCTGCAGTCCAGGGTGGGAGATGGTTTTTCCCCGAGGAACGAGCGTGCCCGCTGAGGACTAAGAACACTTGGGCGCGGGAAAGATTTTCTCGGGGTTGAGCATTCCTGAAGGGTCGAAGAAGCCCTTCAACCGGCGCTGCAGCTCCAGCACGGCCTCGGATTGCTCCATGGCCAGATATTCCCGTTTGGCGTGACCCACCCCATGCTCGCCCGTGATGGTGCCACCCATGGAGACGGTCAGCTCCAACATGCGCCGGATGGCCGTCTCCACGAGGGCGCGCTGGTACGGGCCCTCGTAGAGGATGTTGGCGTGCAGGTTGCCATCCCCCGCGTGGCCGTACGTGGCCACGAGCAACCCCAGCTCCTCCCCCATTTTCTTCAAGGCCAGGATGATGTCGGGAATACGGGACCGGGGTACCGCGATGTCCTCCGAGATCTTGTGCGGACGCAGGGAGCGCAAGGCGGTGGACACCACCCGGCGCACCGCCCAGAGCTTCTCGCGCTGGGACTCGTCCTGGGCCACGAGCACTTCCCGGGCGCCGTGCTGCTCACAGATTTCACCCAGCCAGGCGAGCTCGGCGAACAGGCCCTCCTCCATGTTGCCGTCCACCTCGGCGATGACGGCCGAGCCGGCGCCCGCCGGAAAGTTGAAGCCCCTTCCATCCACGGCCTGGAGCGCCACGTCGTCGATGAGCTCGAGGGTGCGCGGGAGGATGCCGGCCTTCAGCACGGCGGTGATGGCACGTGCGGCGGTGTGCACCGAGTCGAAGATGACCAGGGCCGTCTTCACGTGCCGGGGCTTGGGGAGGAGCTGGAGGGTGATCTCCGTGGCCACCCCGAGCGTGCCCTCCGAGCCCACGAAGAGGCCCACCAGATCGTAGCCGGCCACGCCCTTGATGGTGCGGCGGCCCACGCGGAGCACCTCGCCGCCAGGCAGCACCCACTCCAGGCCGATGACGTAGTCGCGGGTAACCCCGTACTTGAGCGCCCGGGGGCCTCCGGCGTTCTCCGCCACGTTGCCCCCCATCGTGCAGAACTCCCACGAGTTGGGGTCCGGCGGATAGAAGAGGCCCTGCGCCTCCACGGCCTTCATCAGATCGCCCGTGATGACGCCCGGCTGCACCACCGCGGTCAGGTCCTCCCCGGAGACGGAGAGGATGCGGTTCATCCGCTCCAGGCTCACCGCCACGCCGCCCAGCAGGGGCAGCGCGCCGCCACTCTTGCCACTACGCGCCCCGCAGGGCGTGAAGGGCACCCCGAGCGCCTGGCAGGTGCGGAACACGGCGGAGACCTGTTCGGTGTTCTCGGGGAAGACCACCAGGTCCGGCGGGTAGACGCCGGAGTCGGACTCGTCCTCGGCGTAGCTCTCCAGGGTGGCCGCGTCGCGGCGCACCTGGCCTGGGGAGAGCACCTGCTCCAGCGCGGCCTGCGCACGCTCCAGGAGGGCGGGGGAAACTCGGGGGAAGGTATGCTCCGCGGGCAGGGTCATCCGGACGGCTCCACTCGACTGCGCATCACTCCAACTCAACGCCCCAACTCAACGCCGCATGGTGCCCAGGCGCGTCCACAGCTCACGGCGCAGGGCTCCGTCCTTGCGCAGCTGGCCCTCGTAGGCCTCCGAGTGCGTCCGGGCATCGCGCTGCCGGTCCCCCCGGATGCGCAGGCAGGACTGCTCCGCCTCGATGATGCAGGCGGTGGCCGGGCTCTTCAGCACGCGCGCCAGCGACGAGGCCACCGCGCGCGCCAGGTCCTCCTGGAGGATGAGCCGGTGCGCGAAGCAGTCCACCAGCGCGCCCAGCCGGCCGAAGCCCACCACCCGCGAGCGCGGCACGTAGGCCACGTGCGCCCGGCCCTCGAAGGGCAACAGGTGGTGCGGGCACATGGACTGGAAGCGCAGATCCGTCACCACCACCAACTCCCCGGACGAGTCCGGCGGTCCCGGGAACGTCTCCCCCAGCGCCTCCTCCGGCGTGCGCCCGTAGCCATCGAGGAATTGACCCCAGGCCTCGGCCACCCGCTCCGGTGTCCCCACGAGGTTGGGATCGCTCTCCAGGGGCAGGCCCGCCGCGCGCAAGAAGTCCCGGACAGCCGCGGCCATGGCCTCCCGGTCGGGTTTCACGGGCGGAGCTCCTCGCGTCCTTCGAGCTGCGGCCATTGTGCGTGTCTTCCTCGTTGCCTGGTCGGTACCTCAGGGGACGGGCAACCTACCCGAAGCCGCCACCTGAATCTCGTCTCCAATGACCCGTACCGCGTAGATGCGCACGCGAGCGCCCGGATGCGTGGGGCTGTCGCCCGTGCGGACGTCGAAGGCCCAGGCATGAAGGGGACAGTAGAGAAGGCACCCGTCCTGGTCCCCCTCCGACAAGGGGCCTCCCCGGTGGGGACAGGCCTGCTGCACCGCATGCAGCCGTCCCTCCACCTGGACCAGGGCCACCCACTCCTCCCCTACCCGCACTACCGCCCGGCCCCGCTCGTCCAGGTCCGACAGGCGCGCCACGGGAATGAAGTGCTCCTCGCCCTGTCCATCCATGACTCGTCCTCCAACGCTCCGCGTCGAGCGCGCCCTCCCCCCCTGAATACCGGGACGGAGAGGCCGTCGCACCCTTGACACCCCTCCAGGGGACCAGTAGAGCAAATAATTACCGTCCTCCTGCCCGATGAGAATCCGCGCCCACATCGCTGGCCACCTCATCGCCACCCTGCTGGTGGTGCTCTGGGTTGCCCAGCCGCTGATCGCCATCGCGCACGCGCGGGAGCACGTCCACCGCTACTGCCCGACCCACCGCGCCTTCGAGGAGAGCTCGGCCAGCAAGGGCTCGGCGCTCTCGGCGCAGCTCCGGGACGCGAAGGCCTTCGAGAAGGTGCCCCCCACCTCCCCCGGAGGCACGCTCAAGCATGAGTCGTGCGCCTTCGTCTCGGTCAGCACCCGGGACGAGGTGACGAGCCCCGAGGTGCAGCCCGTCATCCAGGCCTGCCTCGAGGTGAGCCGCCCGGCCACCGCGCCGCCCCGGCCCCAGTCGTCGCTGTCCATCCTCGACACCGCCCCCAAGGGTTCGCCTCCCGCGCGCGTCTAGCGCTGTCGGAGCGAAGTCCTAGGGTCGACGTCCGCCTTGTCTTCGGACGTCCGGTTCGCGGAGTGCATTGTGTCCCCCACGTCGTGCCGGCTCGCCGGCCTCGCTGTCTGCCTGTCGTTCTGTCTGTCCCCCTTCACGTCCGCTTCGGCCCAGACGCCGCCGGACACGGCCACGCCCGCCCAGGAGCAGGAGCCCGCGCAAGAGCCGGGCCTGTCTCCCGAGGACTTGAAGGACATCGAGGAGGCGCTCGGCCAGGATGCCGCCGCGGCCACCCAGGCGGGCACGCAGCCTCCCGCCACCCCTCCCCCACCCGCGTCCTCCAGCGGCGTGACGCTCAGCCCGAGCAACCTCGACTTCCACGGGCTGAACATCGCCTTCATCCTGGACGTGGCCGCCGCCGCCTTCACCTCCAAGGAGCCGCTGCAGACGGGCGGGCATGATCCCTCCGTCAACGGCTTCAACCTCCAGCAGCTGGAGCTGTCCATCAACACGGCGGTGGACCCGTACTTCCGCTTCGACAGCAACATCGTCTTCAGCCAGTTCGGCGTGGAGATCGAGGAGGCGTACGCCACCACGACGAACCTGCCGGGCAACCTCCAGGTGCGCGCCGGCCAGTTCCTCACCCGCTTCGGCCGCATCAACCCCACGCACCCGCACGCGTGGGAGTTCGTGGACCAGCCCTTCGCCATCGGCCGCGTCTTCGGCGGCGAGGGCAACCGGGGGCTCGGCGTGGAGGCCTCCTGGCTCACCCCGCTGCCCTGGTACGTGGAGGTGCTCGGCTCCGTCACCGACGCCACCGGCGAGTCCACCGCGCGCAGCTTCCTGGGCGCCGACCTGGGCGGAGTCACCTCGCCCTTCGACTTCCAGTTCACCGGCATGGTGAAGCAGTTCTTCCCCCTGTCGGATGACCTGTCGCTGCTGTGGGGCCTGTCCGCCGCGGATGGCCCCAACCCCACCGGCTACCGCAACCGCACCGACGTGTTCGGCACGGACGTGTACCTCAAGTACCGGCCCCTCTCCGGCAACAGCTTCACCACGGTGGCCCTCCAGGCCGAGCTCCTCTACCGCCGCCGCCAGGTCCCCGAGGACGTGCTGTCGGACCTCAACGGCTATGCCCAGCTGTCCTGGCGCTTCGACCAGCGCTGGGCCGTCGCCGGCCGCTACGAGCTCGGCACCCCGGCCTACCGGCGCAACGGCGGCCTCGCGGACGATCCCCTCGACGCCGAGTGGAGCGACAACCGCCAGCGCCTCTCCGCCAACGTCACCTTCTGGCCCACCGAGTTCTCCCGCCTGCGCCTGCAGGGCGCCACGGACCTCGCCGGCTGGCGCGAGCGTCCGGACTCCTCGGTCTTCCTCGCACTCGAAGTGGTGATGGGCGCTCACGGCGCCCACGCTTTCTAACCCCTCTCGCGCTGGAGCCTTCGAATGAGCCCCTTTCGATTCTTCGTGGCCCTGAACGCCGTCCTCCTGGGCCTGCTGTCCCTTCCCGCCCGTGCCGACCTCAAGGTGGTCACCACGCTGCCGGACCTCGCCGCCATCACCAAGGCCGTGGGCGGCGAGCACGTGCAGGTGACCTCGCTCGCCCTGCCCACGCAGGATCCGCACTTCGTGGACGCCCGGCCCAGCCTGGCCCTGGAGGTCAACCGCGCGGACCTGCTGATCGCCATCGGCCTGGAGCTGGAGGTGGGCTGGCTGCCCGCGCTCCAGAACGGCGCCCGCAACACCCGCATCCTCACCGGCAGCCCGGGCTACCTCGAGGCCGCCCAGTTCGTACGCACGCTCGAGGTCCCCACCACCCGCGTGGATCGCAGCCAGGGAGACGTGCACGCCGGAGGCAACCCGCACTTCCTCTATGACCCGAGGGCCGCGCTGCTGGTGGCCCGGGGCATCACCGACCGCATGGCCTCCCTGGACGCGAAGAACGCGGCGGCCTACCGCGCCAACCTGGAGAAGTTCACCGCGGAGCTGGAGAAGGCGCGCGCGGGCTGGGAGCAGCGGCTGGCCGGACTCAAGGGCACGCCCGTGGTGGCCTACCACCGGACGACCGCGTACCTGGCCAACTGGCTGGGCTTCGAGGTCATCGCCTACCTCGAGCCCAAGCCCGGCATCCCGCCCAACCCCGCCCACGTGGCCCAGGTGCTGACGCAGGCGCGCCAGCGCAAGGCCCGCTTCGTCCTCCAGGAGGACTACTACCCCACCACCACCTCCAAGCTGGTGGCGAGCAAGATTCCCGCGCCCGTCGTCCTCTTCACCTCGGGCACCGACTTCCGCG
The sequence above is drawn from the Archangium gephyra genome and encodes:
- a CDS encoding CaiB/BaiF CoA transferase family protein — translated: MNTLPLSGLKVLDLSRLLPGPYATLVLADLGATVDKVEDPQGGDYLRQMAPLRDDESALFYGLNRNKRSLTLDLKAPEAREAFKRLVRGYDVLVESFRPGVMDKLGLGWSVLHAENPRLVYCAISGYGQTGPDRLKAGHDLNYAARAGVLGYGGEADGAPAFPGVQLGDIGGGSLFALVGLLAALHERERTGQGRFVDVSMTDGATAFLHMHLAARLFMGEQGQPLRRGKETLNGGFACYGLYRTSDDRYLSVGALEPKFLAGVCQVLGRPDLLAEAYDTGEAGARVKAEFSRIFAEHPLAYWTERFAGSDVCVEPVLEGDEVLADPQLRARNLFVESEDTQRGRRVTHLLTPLRLGETPLRPPPALGQHSHKILSEAGFSSEEVERLVK
- a CDS encoding SCP2 sterol-binding domain-containing protein codes for the protein MASAQDIIENDIPGVLKEKPELAKDINSVIHFNITGDNGGTWTLDCTKSEGWVTKGAEGSPKMTVTVSNDDFVKIRAKQLNAQMAAMQGKLKFKPMDMGLAMKLAKLLG
- a CDS encoding response regulator, which codes for MLVVDDDPDILEALSEILEAEGFEIRRARNGKEALERLEPDPPQLILLDLMMPVMDGWEFAQRMRQRPSVAGIPLIVLSADRNVGSKATDIGAVGHLAKPFELNDLLDMVRRSLSQAQASSAGR
- a CDS encoding twin-arginine translocase TatA/TatE family subunit encodes the protein MSHEGEWRQAAAGEDEPGFAILSRRGLVREVDGRMRGHLGVERLPESAGSLEELLEAVGFQRRPGVELWEHEGRLVRAGESPLEDGTRLVWTQPAEGDEEVVRRRVRYLGLASHDLRGSLANVRSYAALLLNGRIPLEPKAKRGLETILRNTDKALAFAQDFFDASRADLGMLACERERQALEPLLANAVEHHLEAAGTASVALSLELPGGSLPEVEVDAGRVQHAVEAFIRHHLLRAQPGEQLRIRARPDGGMLRVEVRRDGVPLTQEELALTFAREERAFREKKLEDPLRLALARQEVEALGGSVGVTADAGAPRSTLRSPSPSLPRRACRSESPHRHAGDPRPGGLSCPGLFPREFAMGLKMSEILLIMAVLLLLFGASRLPQLGSSLGSAIRNFKRGFGGEEPAPDEKKPTGTLASSGTVEKDATARSTSHQG
- a CDS encoding AMP-dependent synthetase/ligase, whose product is MRAENRLATSEARNLVELLLQRAQSPTKVAASWKTGGRWEDVTWGRILEDVQALSAGLLAQGVKPGDRVAIFADTSLQWVVTDLAISAAQAITVPIYASNTPDEARYILHHSEASLVFVDHDEQTPRQAGRATRLRQKLAECPGVRKVVLFEGASTSDTELTLARLMEQGREAHTARPESFDERAREMKPEDVCCIIYTSGTTGDPKGVLLTHGNWAYEALGVKGVGAMAPTDSVLMFLPLAHSFGQVVKAAWLAMGFRMVFAESADKLLSNLVETRPTILPAVPRVFEKVYNGVVANGSAAHGVKGRLFRWAFSLFEEYVEAKTQGREPALVGLALARKLVFSKVRASLDEKLGGNMRLFVSGGAPLSRKIAWFFDLLGYKVLEGYGLTETSAASCVNPPERIKIGTVGPPLPGTEVKIAPDGEILLHGPGVMKGYYKNPEATAEVLEANGWFHTGDIGEVDVDGYVTITDRKKDLIVTSGGKNVSPQNLENTLKTFPLISQAVVHGDKRKYLVALVTVAEEPARKLLADKGVQAGSYAELCRQPVLRAAVQEVLDKVNAELPSYSTLKRFAVMEEDFSQETGELTPSLKVKRKHVSQKFKAVLDGLYDKDDRGL
- a CDS encoding sigma-70 family RNA polymerase sigma factor, producing MANRTMKYGAEGLSHYLRHLGDHSQLTREQEYELAGRARKGDESARQTLAQSNLAFVVAVAKKFSNRGARLDDLIQEGNVGLMKAIEHFDPKKNVRFATYAVWWIRAYITRYLKDNRSQVRGGEAERGSMTDFSLDASIDEEGETTFLDRLEDGGPSPQQVFLAREQNEEVQEALAKVRKRIGDLGWDILQERLTQDKPRTLEELGQRWGVSRERVRQVELKTKNFLERYLAAFNQDEEQQQDSSSADAA